The following proteins are co-located in the Ictalurus punctatus breed USDA103 chromosome 14, Coco_2.0, whole genome shotgun sequence genome:
- the LOC128634968 gene encoding uncharacterized protein LOC128634968 produces MEAYLFFFLLTCTNMQVASADTSLSNLKSADTLTVRQKENITLQCDITGHEDVAWYLLSSDRFTLLISARKTRTRKGLPVYYNKDESRFALKPDSEINTAIFTIFSLTEDDEGLYFCGTAAKPTQLHFGNGIRLQFEDKSKDTQETFSTQKPHEEEVENSGAVSVCERVVMFGGVGVVTLLLILTTVVACSVIKHGQRQS; encoded by the exons ATGGAAGCATACCTGTTCTTTTTTCTGCTGACTTGCACAAATATGCAAGTTGCTTCTGCTG ATACATCTTTGTCGAATTTAAAATCGGCTGACACACTGACTGTGCGACAGAAAgagaacatcacactgcagtgtGACATCACTGGCCATGAGGATGTGGCCTGGTATCTTCTGAGTTCGGACAGGTTTACACTTCTGATCTCAGCACGGAAAACTCGCACGCGTAAAGGCCTCCCAGTTTATTATAACAAAGACGAGAGTCGCTTTGCCCTGAAGCCAGACAGCGAGATTAACACGGCTATCTTCACCATCTTCAGTCTAACGGAGGACGATGAGGGACTTTATTTCTGTGGAACTGCAGCCAAGCCAACACAGCTGCATTTCGGCAACGGCATCAGACTGCAGTTTGAAG ACAAAAGCAAAGACACACAGGAAACTTTCTCTACACAGAAACCACATGAAGAAGAAGTGGAGAATAGTG gagctgtgagtgtgtgtgagagagtggtAATGTTTGGTGGTGTGGGCGTGGTCACCTTGCTCTTAATCCTGACTACTGTAGTTGCATGCAGCGTGATCAAACATGGACAACGTCAGTCATGA
- the LOC108274851 gene encoding uncharacterized protein LOC108274851 — translation MASGSDSQRVMVFLILMFCCLGVSTAGVFTAFVGQCVDLCCFGPQTTTISCFRGVEEICEITGSTLDRKSSYTGEVVLKSNCLQICNLTEEYSVFYECSQLIEKKKPLCNLSLTVSKPDVFATPSLIRDTASIDNTSTTTNSTRGAEDEEWSKKPEIIIIIIIIIGVVLFAAVVLIPVLYLMRKRINLGFCHSWRSNGKCDLRKDIELEEGLRENPENGNDLNNSMPSTPMLNQGLGQVTVTPRSNQIEVTEQL, via the exons AT GGCCTCAGGGTCAGACAGTCAGAGGGTCATGGTGTTCCTCATCCTGATGTTCTGCTGTCTCG GGGTTTCTACTGCTGGGGTTTTTACTGCATTTGTTGGACAGTGTGTAGATCTGTGCTGTTTTGGGCCGCAGACCACCACCATCTCTTGTTTCAGGGGTGTGGAAGAAATTTGTGAAATAACTGGCAGTACGTTGGATAGGAAGTCGTCTTACACAGGAGAAGTTGTTCTCAAGAGCAACTGTCTACAGATTTGCAACCTCACCGAGGAGTACAGTGTCTTCTACGAGTGTTCCCAACTGATCGAGAAGAAAAAACCCCTCTGCAACCTTAGCCTCACAGTTTCCA AGCCTGACGTCTTTGCTACACCGTCTCTGATCAGAGACACCGCCAGCATTGATAacaccagcaccaccaccaaCTCCACCC GGGGAGCTGAGGATGAAGAATGGAGTAAAAAGCCagagatcatcatcatcatcatcatcatcatcggtGTTGTGTTATTTGCTGCTGTAGTCCTGATTCCTGTGTTATATCTGATGAGAAAAC gtataaacctgggattttGTCATTCCTGGAGATCAAATGGAAAGTGTGATTTACGTAAAGACATTGAGTTGGAGGAAGGACTGAGAGAGAATCCTGAGAACGGAAATGACT TAAACAACAGCATGCCCAGCACCCCTATGTTGAATCAGGGGCTTGGACAAGTAACCGTAACCCCAAGGAGTAACCAAATTGAGGTGACTGAACAGCTGTGA